In the genome of Candidatus Thorarchaeota archaeon, the window GGAGCCACTATGTCCTCGAAGACGGAGGAGAAAAAGAGTGGTGGAGGTCGGGAGTTCCCGACCTCAAGATGGTTCTACTGAGCAACTGGTCTTCGCATCTCTCGTAGGAGAAAGGTAAGAGCAAATGCGACCAGTCCAAGAATACCTGTGATGGTGAATGCTAGGAAGTAGCTTCCTCCAGCCAATGCAACGAACTGGCCAGCAACGAGTGCACCAAGTACTCCTGCTACACCATATGATGTGAATACAACTCCATAGTTCTTGCCGACATGTTCGGAGCCGAAGTACTCAGCGGTCGCAGACGGGAACAATGCAAAGTTGCCGCCAAAGCAGAAGCCCACAAGACCCGCGACCAGTGTAGAAACAATCCACGAGGAGTTAATCAATACGACGTAGGCGAAAGAGAACATCGCCATGGAGAGGACGAAGAACATGAGCATGAACGTTGTGACTCTGCCCTTCTTGTCCGATATCACGCCCCATATGATTCTGCCTGCCGCATTGAAAAGAGCCATTATTCCACCCACGAGTGCAGAAAGATACGCATCCCAAGACCCTGGTCCCATGCCATATGGATCTGCGACTTGAGCTGCCTTTGATACATTTCCGATGGTCATGAGTCCTGCGGTTGCAGCCAGTGCAAACATCAACCAGAGTACCAAGAATGAGGAGGTCCTTATCATCTGGCCGGGCATCAGTGACTGTCCAACGCCGTCTGCTACTGCCACCTTAGGTACATAGCCAGCAGGCAACCATCCCTTTGGTGGACTGCTGAGCATCTGAGCTCCAATCAGAACACCTACAAGGTATATCATGCCCAAGTAGAAGAATGGGGTGCCAACAACCCCGAAGATGGCCAACAACCACTGCTCAACAAAATTGAATATGAACGCCCCGCCTCCAAAGCCCGCAACTGCGATGCCTGTGATAGCCCCCTTCTTGTCTGGGAACCAGCGGACCAGTGCAGCTATCGGACAGACGTATCCGAAGCCGATTCCTGCACCGCCAATCACCCCATATGTGACGACCAGGTACAGAGTGCCCGTTGCTTCACTGGGTGCCAAGAGATCTACCTGTGAGGCTAGTATGTATCCTATCCCGAGCAGTATGCCCCCGAGTGTTGCGACTTTCCGGGGCCCCACCCTGTCCTGCATACGACCAGCAGGGATCATGAAGAGCGCAAAAGATGCCAGTCCGGCAGCGAATGGCAGATTCGAGTTCAACGTCGACCATGCATAGGCTCCTGCGACATCTACAAGGAACTTCTGAAAGATTGTCCAAGAATAGATTGAACCGAGACAGAGCTGGACTATTATCGCTCCAACTATGACGATATTTCGATTGGTAACCGATTCTGACATGAGAAACCGACTCTCCTGAGGATTATGGGTTGACAAGCGGCCCTGTGTTCCCCTACTAAAGCTTATCGACCACTACGTTCCCGTATAGAAAGTCGGGCCCCTGAGGAAACTCAGACCGCCTACGAAATCATCACGAAACCACCATGGAACCACTCTGGCATACTCATGCCATTCTGACAGGCGCTCGACCGTGAGAAGAGACACGGGCGTAGACTGCAGTGGTCCTCTGCCCGGCGGCACGTCTGTCGGGAGGATGTGGAGGAGGAGGATGGAGCGGACCGAGAGGCCCAGTAGAGCACCGGACAGCAGACAGTCGCGCGACCTCTTCGAGTGGGACCCGTCTGTGGCCTCCCGGCGTCCGCAGGCACGTCAGGAGCCCGGCTGCCTCCCAGCGTCGAGTCGTCGTGGTACAGACACCGAGCACAGTGGCAGCATGCGACACTGTGAGCATGAGCGTGGGCAAAGACCTCGGCACATATCAGCCTCGGTTCAGCCAACTGGTACACGACCAGTACAAGAATGTCCAACTTCTGGGCAACTGCTCCCAAGACCCCGGACCTGACTTCTGCAACAGACTCGCCAGATGTGCCTTAGTAGCCGTGTTCAGTCTGTCGTTGCTGACGACCTTAAAAGACGGTGTGCACATCAACATACATGAGAGGACTCCTATCCCGGACCACGTCTTCGAAGGTCGCCATTGGTTCACGAGACCTTGCAGACATGGACCTGCATTCACTTGCCGAGAACCGGGCGATTCCCCTATCTATTCGTGAGAAGTACATCCTGGAGCTTGCGCGGAGGCGAGAACCTTGGATGATGCAGTTTTGTGAGGGGCTTCTCGCATCTGCCGACATCGAAGAGTGGTTGCTTGGAGTGACAGCTCTCATCGCAATTGGAACAGGGGACGCGGTGGAGCGCCTGTTTCGGCTGTACAATGAAACAAGTGAACAGGAACGGCCCATAGTGTTCGAGGCACTGGGAAGGACTGTCAGCCCCGAGTACTCACATGCCTTTGCCGCTGTAGCACGGTTTCATGTTGGACAACACCGGGTGGATGTCGAGAACTGGACTGAGCACGCTATAGGCATACTTGAGGCGGTGAGCGGGCGCCTTGCTGGAGATTCACACATGGCTTTTCAGAGAGACTCGGACGCGGAGGCCTAACACTAGTCTGAAAATGTACTGTGCTGCGATTACGAGCTCTAGCTGTGAGGGAGTGCCAAGTCGACAATATCCTTCGCGGCCTCGCTTATTCTGAGAAGACAGTCAACGACGTGCAGATATGTCTGAGACGAACTGCTCTGCTTGGACAGAATCTCACGGTGGATAGTCGAGGCTTCATTCAGCAATTCCTTCTCAGCGGCAATCACATCTGCCACCTTCTCGGTGGCAAAGCTGAAGAGGTTTGAAACTGACTTTGAGAGCATCTCAAGGACCTTTCGGCCCATGGGCTCAATTCGCCTCGTCATAGCCCTCTCAGGAGGAACTGAGGCGGACCGGGCAATCTCCACTGCCAAGTCAGCAATTCGCTCAAGATACTGGATGGCAAGTCTGAAATCAAGAGCCTCGACCGGGGTAACACCCATCTTCTCGGACATGCTTGGATACTGAATTGCGGACCTCAATTCACGGACAATGAGGAAGAACAGTCGGTCCACCTCTTCATCTCTCTGTTGAACGTTCTCAGAGAGAGCCATGTCAGCACGGAGGTATGCAGAGATAGCGTCCCTAATCATTCTTGCAGCAATGAGATTCATTCGCTTCATGGCTCTGTGCACAGGAATTGTCGAGGGGTCCACAAGGCACTGCACGACAATCTCATGGTCATCCTCATCAGTGACTTCCAGAGCCACAAATCGCTTTATGATCCTCTTCAATTCGTCTCTTTGCTCATTTGTAATTGTGTCGGTCGCCACAACTCGTATCTCATCGAAACCAAGCAAGTACTTGCTTGTGATGGACCATCTCAGGTCTGGCTCAAGACCTATGGTGGCAGACCTTGTTTCTCCGCTCTTTGTGAACCGGGGATCCACTATCAGACATCCGTCTTCACGCTCTACAATGATGACGGGGTCGCCTTTCCTCAGATTCTGGCGCGAAACCCAGTCCTTAGGTAAGATTACCAAGAACGAACTGCCTGTCCTTCCGCCGGTCTGCTGCAATCTTCGAATGTCCATCTATACCACCCGGTCAGCACACACAGATGCTAGCTGAACCTCCGATGTCAAGCACACAATGAGGACTCTTAAAAGGTCGTGGTAACAAGTCGGCTCAAGGTGGACCATTGAACCCCCTCCTTCGCAAGAGTGTCCTAAAGCAGATGTTGGTTTCCGGACTCCAGATTGCACCAGATGCACTTGACTACATATGTAGTCTTCCTAACCCGTATGACGCATTGGATGCGGTCATTCGGCGGGCAAAGAGCCTAGAGAGTCTGACCGTGGTCGAATTCGCCTTTGTCAGGGATGTGATTGCAGGGACGGAACCAGACCCGACTATGAAGACACCGAGTGACAGACAGGGCACTCTTGAAGACGAGGTGGACAACCTCCACAATCTACATACGCGTGCTACCCACGAAGAAACAGAGAAACTGACGGTAATCAAGAACCCGGAACTCAAGTACCTTGGATCTTCG includes:
- a CDS encoding phosphate uptake regulator PhoU, coding for MDIRRLQQTGGRTGSSFLVILPKDWVSRQNLRKGDPVIIVEREDGCLIVDPRFTKSGETRSATIGLEPDLRWSITSKYLLGFDEIRVVATDTITNEQRDELKRIIKRFVALEVTDEDDHEIVVQCLVDPSTIPVHRAMKRMNLIAARMIRDAISAYLRADMALSENVQQRDEEVDRLFFLIVRELRSAIQYPSMSEKMGVTPVEALDFRLAIQYLERIADLAVEIARSASVPPERAMTRRIEPMGRKVLEMLSKSVSNLFSFATEKVADVIAAEKELLNEASTIHREILSKQSSSSQTYLHVVDCLLRISEAAKDIVDLALPHS
- a CDS encoding OFA family MFS transporter: MSESVTNRNIVIVGAIIVQLCLGSIYSWTIFQKFLVDVAGAYAWSTLNSNLPFAAGLASFALFMIPAGRMQDRVGPRKVATLGGILLGIGYILASQVDLLAPSEATGTLYLVVTYGVIGGAGIGFGYVCPIAALVRWFPDKKGAITGIAVAGFGGGAFIFNFVEQWLLAIFGVVGTPFFYLGMIYLVGVLIGAQMLSSPPKGWLPAGYVPKVAVADGVGQSLMPGQMIRTSSFLVLWLMFALAATAGLMTIGNVSKAAQVADPYGMGPGSWDAYLSALVGGIMALFNAAGRIIWGVISDKKGRVTTFMLMFFVLSMAMFSFAYVVLINSSWIVSTLVAGLVGFCFGGNFALFPSATAEYFGSEHVGKNYGVVFTSYGVAGVLGALVAGQFVALAGGSYFLAFTITGILGLVAFALTFLLREMRRPVAQ
- a CDS encoding excisionase family DNA-binding protein: MPTLMLTVSHAATVLGVCTTTTRRWEAAGLLTCLRTPGGHRRVPLEEVARLSAVRCSTGPLGPLHPPPPHPPDRRAAGQRTTAVYARVSSHGRAPVRMA